From Pseudomonas sp. StFLB209, a single genomic window includes:
- a CDS encoding 16S rRNA (uracil(1498)-N(3))-methyltransferase yields MRLSRFFIDAPLSLGEHTLPEAQAHYIGRVLRMTEGQALQLFDGSGSEYRATLLEVGKKQVRVQLDESFAGQPESPLRIHLGQGLSRGERMDWAIQKATELGATEITPIVSERCEVRLKDERAEKRQAHWRQIAISACEQCGRSVVPVIHSPIPLGEWLKTTQADLKLVLHPVAAPLTSHPAPQSLAFLIGPEGGLSDAEVEQAKASGYHAARLGPRVLRTETAPVVALSVAQQLWGDFLQGN; encoded by the coding sequence ATGAGACTGTCCCGCTTCTTCATCGATGCCCCACTGAGCCTGGGCGAACACACCTTGCCAGAAGCCCAGGCCCATTACATTGGCCGGGTGTTACGCATGACCGAAGGTCAGGCACTGCAACTGTTCGACGGCTCGGGCAGCGAATATCGCGCCACCCTGCTGGAGGTCGGCAAAAAGCAGGTGCGCGTGCAACTCGATGAGTCATTTGCCGGGCAGCCCGAATCGCCGTTGCGCATTCATCTGGGCCAGGGCCTGTCGCGTGGCGAGCGCATGGACTGGGCGATCCAGAAAGCCACTGAGCTGGGCGCCACAGAGATCACGCCGATTGTCAGCGAGCGCTGCGAGGTGCGCCTCAAGGACGAACGTGCCGAGAAGCGTCAGGCTCACTGGCGGCAGATTGCAATCAGCGCCTGCGAGCAATGCGGCCGTTCGGTGGTGCCGGTGATTCATTCGCCTATACCGCTGGGCGAATGGCTTAAAACCACTCAGGCCGACCTCAAGCTGGTACTGCATCCGGTTGCCGCGCCGCTGACCAGCCATCCAGCGCCGCAGAGCCTGGCCTTCCTGATCGGCCCGGAAGGCGGCCTGAGCGATGCCGAGGTCGAGCAAGCCAAAGCCAGCGGTTATCACGCCGCCCGCCTCGGCCCCAGGGTCTTGCGCACCGAAACCGCCCCGGTGGTGGCCTTGAGCGTGGCGCAACAGCTATGGGGCGATTTTCTGCAGGGCAATTGA
- a CDS encoding tRNA (cytidine(34)-2'-O)-methyltransferase, giving the protein MFHVILFQPEIPPNTGNVIRLCANSGCTLHLIEPLSFELDDKRLRRAGLDYHEYATLQTHPSLASCLEKLGHPRLFAFTTKGSQPFHDVSFQPGDAFIFGPESRGLPTEVLDTFSPDRRLRLPMREGCRSLNLSNTVAVAVYEAWRQQGFA; this is encoded by the coding sequence ATGTTTCACGTCATCCTTTTTCAACCAGAAATTCCGCCGAATACCGGCAATGTCATCAGGCTCTGCGCCAATAGTGGCTGCACCCTGCATTTGATCGAACCGTTGAGTTTCGAGCTGGACGACAAACGGCTGCGCCGCGCCGGGCTCGACTACCACGAGTATGCCACGCTGCAAACCCACCCAAGCCTGGCCAGTTGCCTGGAAAAACTCGGCCACCCGCGGCTGTTCGCTTTCACCACCAAGGGCTCGCAGCCATTTCACGACGTCAGCTTTCAGCCTGGCGATGCGTTTATCTTCGGCCCGGAAAGCCGTGGCCTGCCCACCGAAGTGCTCGACACCTTCAGCCCGGACCGGCGCCTGCGCCTGCCCATGCGTGAAGGCTGCCGCAGCCTGAACCTGTCCAATACCGTGGCCGTGGCGGTGTATGAGGCGTGGCGGCAGCAGGGTTTTGCCTGA
- the secB gene encoding protein-export chaperone SecB, which translates to MTEQTTNGAVANEDNAPQFSLQRLYVRDLSFEAPKSPAIFRQEWTPSVSLDLNTRQKALENDFYEVVLTLSVTVNNGDETAFIVEVQQAGIFLIKGLDASSMSHTLGAFCPNILFPYAREAIDSLVVRGSFPALMLSPVNFDALYAQELQRLQESGEAPSA; encoded by the coding sequence ATGACCGAACAAACCACCAACGGCGCTGTTGCCAACGAAGACAACGCACCACAATTCTCGCTGCAGCGTCTTTACGTTCGTGACCTGTCGTTTGAAGCACCGAAAAGCCCGGCCATCTTCCGTCAGGAGTGGACCCCTTCGGTCAGCCTGGACCTCAACACCCGCCAGAAAGCGCTGGAAAACGACTTCTACGAAGTTGTACTGACCCTGTCGGTTACTGTGAACAACGGTGACGAGACTGCTTTCATCGTTGAAGTGCAACAGGCCGGCATCTTCCTGATCAAGGGTCTGGATGCTTCGTCCATGAGCCACACCCTGGGTGCGTTCTGCCCGAACATTCTGTTCCCGTACGCGCGCGAAGCCATCGACAGCCTGGTGGTGCGTGGTTCGTTCCCGGCGCTGATGCTCTCGCCAGTGAACTTCGACGCCCTGTATGCCCAAGAGCTGCAGCGTCTGCAAGAGTCGGGCGAAGCGCCTTCGGCCTGA
- the grxC gene encoding glutaredoxin 3: protein MADVLVYSSDYCPYCIRAKQLLKSKNVAFEEIRVDGQPQVRAAMAQKAGRTSVPQIWIGDAHVGGCDDLFALERAGELDELLQA from the coding sequence ATGGCCGATGTCCTCGTCTATTCCAGTGACTATTGCCCTTATTGCATCCGCGCCAAGCAGTTGCTCAAGAGCAAGAACGTAGCCTTCGAAGAAATTCGCGTCGATGGCCAACCCCAGGTGCGCGCAGCCATGGCCCAGAAGGCCGGGCGTACTTCGGTGCCACAGATCTGGATCGGCGACGCCCATGTGGGCGGCTGTGATGACCTGTTTGCTCTGGAGCGTGCCGGCGAACTCGATGAGCTGCTTCAGGCCTGA